The nucleotide sequence TAGACAAAATTTCACCATAACTCCATAAGAAATTTAACCAGTTAAGTTATGCTCACTTTACAACAAACCTTAACATATAGTTCAGCAGTTAGAACTTGTAGTTGTGCAAAGTTTGCAGTAAAGCATACTCTCTTCGTCCTaagaaaaaccaatctagtactaggatgtgacatttctaatacaacgaatttggacatactcttcttttttttattaaacaaAAAAGTATGCCTTGCGTCACTTTCATGAAAACATGTACAACTCTGAGTTCTGAAGGACATTGAGGAGCTTCTTTAATTTGGGATTTTGAAGAACGTGAACGTCAAACGTGTAGTTTAAATCGAGGTCATTTTATTTTTGGTTAAGGCTGACACTGGCTGATATCATGAATATGTCAGCTGTGAGCTGACACGAAACACACATTAATGGAAGTTAGCACTTTGAAAGCGATTAGGGAAGAAAGCATTTGCATGGATCCTGTTCTGTGCGGTGACCAGCTCACACCCGCACCAATGGCAATGCATGATCGATGATCATACAGTTGAGGATCCATTATGGTGTAAAGGTGATCAGTCACTGCATAGGATCCTATCTGCGTCCACGTTTCAATAAACACTGAGCTCAATGTTTTCAGGTAACTTGTTTTGATTCGACTAGAGTATGTTTACTTCCTGAATGTGTCGGCACTTGGTCGATCGCTGAGTTGAATGTTCATGAACGCTAGTAATAAATGGCTAATAGCGTAACAAATTATCCTCTGTTCATTGTGATTAGGATCAGCAGTAATCGTTAGTATGAACGTTCGTACGACTACAGTGTACGAGCTACAGAAATGTGTTTCAGTGTATTGTTGTCACAGCGGAGACACAGGAATGCATCTGACTTTTGACGGTATATCTCCTTTAGTTTTTCACAGGTCAACGTACACGACACAAATTAAAGATTGGATAGTGACATAGTGTACGACAGAGCTGAGCACCTTACACAGCAAAGCAAAGTCAGTCTTCAGATTACAACTGCAAGCAGAGGCGCAAAACTTCCATATGAAATgccaagttctttttttttttagaaacaagcGCTTGTTTAGTTCCCTCTAAATTCCTAACtttccatcatatcacatcacatcgaaaactttcctacacacataaaccgATAATGCTATTGGTCGGTCGACCGACGGGGGAGAaaaaatcgggcgctcccccTGCGGCCCCATCCCCACGCACAGTGATACCATTGACCCCACCATAATATCTGTCCCCACTTGCAACAAATCAACCATATATTTTGCAAACCCTATATTAAGggaatttagtttattttttgttccaccaaaaatgttgcacctagtatactcacaatgtttcactatgtatagacctaatgttgcagtgaactgaaatattccgttgcaacaaaaaaaacccacatattttggaaccccctattaagagaattcgttttattttttgttccaccaaaaaatgtttcacctagtgtatttataatgtttcattatgtatgaaccaaatgttgcagtgaactgaaacaatctttcgctatttgctgaaacattgtttttatataaggtgaaacaacatccgatttaaacgagtgaaacattttcgatctacttagtgaaacaattccgatatacctagtggaacatcgtgcaacatttaaaaataattcaataataagctaaaaaaaatttcgtcggaatatatccatgtgtggtcttgttttgaagatttaattgctacgaatttaatggtgcaatcggatcattaTTTAGataagtagtttaagagaaaaatcagtttaaaatagtttttgcacgtaaatcgggcgctgacgtcatgctgacatcagcgcccgattttaatCGGCTCCCATCGGGCGCCCGACGGGAAGTCACGTCTGCTCTTAGGAAGTCTTCATCAGGGAAATACATTTCGCACCCTTGCGCTCAAACTTTCTTGTTCTTGCAGCATTCTCCACGCTTGTCTCGCTAGGAGGTTAAATAATTCAAATCCTTAAACCCCATCCCTCCCATTTCTTGGTTCTGCTGGTTTGCCTTCGACGGACTCATGGAATGAGTAAACGATTGAATGTGATTCGTTTGGGCAATGAAATCAAGTGCTGGACCCCTTTTCTCTCTTATTGAATTAACTAATTCATTTCCTTTTGACTTTTGTTGGatttttggatattttttttgttgatttggCATTATtcaacagaataaaagaaaattttcgataaattcctttttttttaattatgagaACCAATCCTAGTACTTCTCATCCCGGGGTTTCTacaattgaagaaaaaagtacAGGGCATATCGATCAAATTATTGGACCCGTGCTGGATGCCACTTTTCCCCTAAATAAGGAAAAATGTGCTAATCTCAAAGTGACAATTCAAGCAGTTTACCTCGGCTGTTATGGCATATCCCCTCAGGATATCACATATATCACTGTTCGaaatatcagagttgtgcacgCAGAGATCCTCGCGTTTAGTAGGCTTTATCTTGCCTAACAACCAACTGCCAAACAGTTGTTTCATGAAAAACGGAACATTATCATGGCAAAGCAACGTGAATTCAGAATAACCATCGTCGCATTAATCAGAATCTTCAAAAGCAAGCTCAAAGTGATGCCCTGGCACAACGAGCCAAAAAAATTGTACAACGGATTAGCAATCCGCCGCTTTAGTCCACTCAGCCATCTCTCCCTGTTCCAAATCGAAAGGTTTCCATGATATGACAGAGGCAAGAAATAACGATTGCAAAAAatccttcctttttccttcaaaagttcaaaaaaattatattgccAATTCCATGGTATCAAAAATATaccaaaagaaagaagagaaagtcGAGCCTTGAttccagagagagagagccatcTCTCTGGACTGCACTCTTATAGTCGACAGCTCTATGTGGACTTTCCAACCCCCCCACTCTGCACCGTGGTCTTAGCTCTCACACTGAGAAACCCACTCTTCCCCCAGAAGACTGTCTTCCTCGACTATACATTCTCCTACCCCAAACACTCTAACCCAGACAGGGATTAGTTTTCAATAACACCAGGCAAGAACAGGTTAGAGACTTGAACTTCATCGGACAAGAAGGCGCTGGTTGTGGTTTGATTCCCAGAAAAACTACGGGTACTGGTCTCAATGGGAAAAAGCCCTAATTCGATATGTCGTTTCTAGAGTATCAGCAAATGGTAAGCGGATTACAAGTAAGCGGAGAAGGTTTGAATTGACTAGCTTGATCCCTACTATTAACAAGGAAGAAGTAAGCAAGCAAGAAAGAAAGTAAGTTCAGTCTCTTATTTCGAAGTTCGCTGTGCTCTTGTTCAATAGACATTCTGCTGGAACTCACCTTTATCTTTAGAGATGATGATGAATATTATTTAGAGACTCctctaaaataaaagaaatactttacaagaaaataaaaattatgtttATACGGACGGAATTCGGTCTATCCTTTATTGAATATCATTGGGCCTGCCTCCTATCTATCAACTCATTACTCTCCTTTGTTCTCTGGTAAGCTCTCGCATTGCCTTAAAACAAGCATTCTTTCGTATTCAAAGAAGGTTTGCGGCCAAAGGAAAGTTCCAGATCTTCCAGTCCCCCGGTCGGTCTAATCGTTGGGCGGCTATGTCCCAATCTCAATGTCGATTTGAGTGCACTACTACCAAGGCTTTCCAAACCAATTCCCGAATAATACACTGAGCATTGACTTTCTTGCTTTAACTAACCTGACGCCAGGCCCTTTTGCTCTAGCCTCTACTCCTTGTCATTGATTTCTAGCTAGCTTTCCCACTCACATAAAAGGAATGAATCGAGGGCATTTACTTGCATTTCTTTGTCCTACTTGGGCCCAGGTACTGCATTTCCTTAGTTGGATCCGCTCTTTCTCTCTCGTGCAGTTGTTGCTTCCGGCTATTTATTCAGTCGTCAATCAGCATTGATCCGGGTAGTTAGTcagtctctctcttttttcccgtCCTTCTCTATCTATGAAATTCCTAATTAAGGGCTTTCCAATATCTAAATGTTCATGCAAAGCAACAAACGAAATGCAAGAACTGTCACGCAGAAGTCACACAGTATGCTGATCGTTCTGAAATGAGAAAAAGTATGGGATTGAATAAGAGATTCATACATAGAGATCTAAACTCATGGAAGGACATATCGAATTAGGGCTCTTTCCCATTGAGACCAGTACCCATAGTTTTGAATAGATTGAATAGGAATGAATGAGAGCAATAGAAAAGCACATCAATGGAATTTCTTGAAGAAAATAGATAAAATGAAATGGAATTACAGAACAAAACAGTGATGATTGATGCATATGGACCAGAAAAAGCTCTGGGACTTTCGGAGGAGAATGGCTTGTTAGCACGATGGTTTGAAGGACTTGTTTAAGAAACATGGAATGGATTCGGGATGAACCTAAGCTAATTGCCTTGATTACTTCGGCTCCCATCGGACGCCCAACGGGAAGTCACGTCCCACATAAACTACCAGCTTTTTCTCCAAACTACAAACTTTCTCTCAACTTTCCAACTTTTCCACCATCTAAACACAACCAAGAAAGGAACACAATCACACATTATAGTACAGTTCTTCTGCAAAGTTAGTGTGGCAACTTGGCATGATAGATAGATCAATGATACCTACCAATCTTCAGTTTGCTGCAGCAACCAATCTCTCGCAGCTTCCTGATCAAAGAGTCCTGCTTGCTTGCATTTACTAGCAAATAATCCCTCGACACCATCAGACACTATTGACAAATCACCAAGGGAGAAAACGCAATCACGCACCAAACGAACAGCAATGGCGGCATTCAGACACGCACTGACGATCACTCCACTCCTTCACTGGATATGCCGATATAGCGCATATCGCGCCCCTGCCTTTGCCTCCCCAACATGGCGAGTAAGAAAGTGCATCTTCCATGTCCACCTTTCGCAACAGAATCCAGCTAGCTGCCAATCCGCGCCATCGATCGCCGAGGCGTGGAGCCACGCGGTTCATCGCCCGAGAAAGTGGAGGCATGGGCGACGCAATATTAGAGAGCGCGACGATCAGATCACCACCAGGCCCGGGCGGGCGAAAAGTgtcgcacgcacgcacgcgatCGCTGGATCGGTCGCTCGCAGTGGCGACGCACCGCGCCCCGCGCGCGCTGACGGCCGCGGCCTCGGTGGAAAGGAAGGAGAGCTCACTCACTGCTCACGCACGCACGGGCACGCGCACCAGCgatccacccccccccccccccccccacaaatCCACCCGACCACCGATCgcggcgggacggcggcggcacacgCCGCTCAAGTGCGTCGTAGTGTTACAACGAGGCAGGGCTAGGGAGAGGAGTGCTATGGGCGCCGCGACGTGCGCGGCCGCGGACCGTGCCGCTTGTAAAGGAAGGGCCAGCCAAATAATTGCGTTAAGGCTGGCCTGGAGGAGGACGTGCATGATGAACACGATCCCAGTGCTTAAtgcgctttttttttctttaacagTATGCCGAAGCAGCTGGTCAccagggagaaaaaaaagtcgATGTTGACTCCAACGATTGCATGTCTGTTCGCTAGGGACGCTACACGTACGAACATCGCGTTTTCGGTGGTGATCGATCGAGACGGCACATCACCACATTACCAGCAGGACATCGAGACGACTGTACGCGCGCTGCTGTACTACCCAGGTTGATGCCATGCCACTCCTATATTTGAATCGAACGCGGCTCGCACAGACAACTCCCTCCATTCGCTAACACTGCCCAGCATGCAGCAGCcacccttcctcctcgctctaGCCGTCCTCGTCGTTGTCTCGTCGTGCGTGCGGctcgtctccggcgccggcgatggggCGGCGACCTACATTGTCTACCTGAACCCGGCACTCAAGCCGGCCCCGTACGCCACTCACCTACACTGGCACCACGCCCACCTGGCCTCCCTCTCCGTCGACCCCTCGCGTCATCTCCTCTACTCCTacacctccgccgcgccgtcagCCTTCGCCGCGCGCCTCCTGCCGTCGCACGTCGCGGCGCTCCGCGGCCACCCCGCCGTCGCGTCCGTCCATGAAGACGTCATCCTCCCGCTCCACACCACGCGCTCGCCTCTGTTCCTCCACCTCCCGCCGTACGACGCCCCTGACGCCGACGGTGCGAGCACCGACGTCATCATTGGCGTGCTCGACACCGGCGTCTGGCCCGAGAGCCCCAGCTTCGGCGACGTCGGCATGGGCCCGGTGCCTTCGCGGTGGCGCGGGAGCTGCGAGACCAATGCCACCGACTTCCCGTCGTCGATGTGCAACCGCAAGCTCATCGGCGCCCGCGCCTTCTTCCGGGGATatggggccggcggcggcgggaacggTTCCCACGTCAGCCTCGAGTTCTCCTCGCCGAGGGACCACGACGGTCACGGCACGCacacggcgtcgacggcggccggcgccgtcgtggccgaCGCGGGACTCCTCGGCTACGCGGAAGGCACGGCCCGCGGCATGGCGCCCGGTGCGCGCGTCGCGGCGTACAAGGTGTGCTGGAGGCAGGGGTGCTTCAGCTCCGACATACTAGCCGGCATGGAGAAGGCCATCGATGACGGCGTCGACGTTCTCTCGCTGTctcttggcggcggcgcgttCCCGCTCTCGCGTGACCCCATCGCGGTCGGCGCGCTCGCGGCCACTCGCCGCGGCATCGTCGTGGCGTGCTCCGCGGGGAACAGTGGTCCTTCTCCGTCGTCGCTGGTGAACACTGCTCCGTGGGTGATCACCGTCGGTGCAGGCACGCTCGACAGGAACTTCCCGGCGTACGCCGAGCTCGGGAACGGCGAGACCCACGCCGGCATGTCGCTCTACTCCGGCGACGGGCTCGGCGACGAGAAGCTCCCGGTCGTGTACAACAAAGGCATCCGCGCCGGCAGCAATGCGAGCAAGCTCTGCATGGAGGGCAcgctggacgcggcggcggtgaagggcaAGGTGGTCCTGTGCGACCGCGGCGGCAACTCGAGGGTGGAGAAGGGGCTGGTGGTGAAGCAGGCCGGCGGCGTCGGTATGGTGCTCGCGAACACCGCGCAGAGCGGCGAGGAGGTCGTGGCCGACAGCCACCTTCTCCCCGCGGTGGCCGTCGGCGCCAAGAGCGGCGACGCCATAAGGAGGTACGTGGAGtcggacgccgacgccgaggtgGGGCTAACCTTCGCCGGCACGGCGCTCGACGtgcggccggcgccggtggtggcCGCGTTCAGCTCGCGTGGGCCGAACAGGCAGGTGGCGCAGCTGCTCAAGCCGGACGTGATCGGGCCGGGGGTGAACATCCTCGCCGGCTGGACGGGGTCCGTCGGGCCGACCGGGCTCACCGTCGACGAGCGGCGGTCGCCGTTCAACATCTTGTCAGGTCAGTGCACGCTTTGCCCCCTCCATGCAAGTAGCCCTGTACGTAGACTGTAGTATACCGACTGAAAGTATGTTGCTTACTCTAATTAGTAATTAGTGTGTTGCACCGAAAGTTCGAGCACGGACTTTACGGTCCGGCGTGCTCGAGAATAGATCAGTACCAGCTAACAGTAGCTGTTTGATGCCGTTATGATCATATTTGGTCATGATGGTGCTGTTTAGCTTTCAAGTGCTGTAGTGCAGTTCGCATGCACCCAAATGGCATGATATGCTCGACAGTCGGCATGACTTTAGTTGCACGATATTCTGACATGTGTCTGGCTatgtctctctttttttgcaCTGAACCTTGGTAGTAGATTCGTAATTTACATTGCTGAAAGCTGCACTCTCagcttaattatatattttgagCCATAAAATTAACTAGAGTGATTAAAGACTCAATCGTGATATCGCAGGAACATCCATGTCATGCCCGCACATCAGCGGCCTCGCCGCCTTCGTCAAGGCGGCACACCCGGACTGGAGCCCCAGCGCAATCAAGTCGGCGCTCATGACCACCGCATACACCGTCGACAACACCGGCTCGCCGATCGTCGACGCCGCCAGCAACACCACGGCGACGCCGTGGTCCATCGGCGCCGGCCACGTGGACCCCGTCAAGGCCCTCTCCCCGGGCCTCGTCTACGACACCTCCGTCGACGACTACGTCGCCTTCCTGTGCTCCGTCggcacgtcgccgccgcaggtCCAGGCCATCACGGCGGCGCCCAACGTGACGTGCCAGCGGAAGCTGTCCAGCCCCGGGGACCTCAACTACCCGTCGTTCTCCGTCGTGTTCGGccggcggtcgtcgtcgtcgcgcagcacCACCGTCAAGTACCGGCGCGAGCTGACCAACGTCGGCGACGGCAGGTCGGTGTACACCGCGAGGGTCACCGGGCCGAGCGACATAGCCGTGGCCGTGAAGCCGGCGAGGCTCGCGTTCAAGAAGGCCGGGGACAAGCTGAGGTACACCGTGACGTTCAAGTCGACGACGCCCGGTGGCCCGACGGACGCCGCGTTCGGGTGGCTGACCTGGAGCAACGGCGAGCACGACGTGCGCAGCCCGATATCGTACACGTGGGGGATGTGACACGTATCGATTATTACGGGCTTACGGCGATTAATTAACCAGCATGCTAACATGACGGGCAAGATGGGAGATTGGAAGTGTTCGACCGGAGGCTGGAAGAATTCTGGCTTCGTTTATGTGTTGCTATGTTGGTTGTCCTGGCAAGCTAGCTGGGCGCGCGGTCATCGGTATGTGTTATCCGGTGATATCTTTCAGCTTTATGAGTTTCCCAAAGAGGGATTATAAGGCCGCTCTAGTTCGTCGCCGTCAGCTGGCTCCCGGTGTAGCTAATTTTACTTCACGGTGTTGTACTTCTGTTAATCACGGCGAAGCAAAGAAAATAAGAGACATGACATGTACGTCGATCCAAAAAGAGGCCTAATAAGTGCTAAAGCCGGAACGCCACCAATATGGCAGCGGGAATAAGTTCCCTCTAGGTCTCTAATTTTAAAGTATGGTTCGAATTATATCATTGAACCGTAGTCCCTTAACTTACAATACCGGTATAATTAACGTCCCAGGAAAATATAGTCTCTGGTTTTGGTTAACATGACGGTTGAGTTAGCAtgagacccacgtgggtcccacatgtcagcggccCAATCTTCTTCCACATATCTTCCCTCTCTTCCTATGTCAATCTATGCCTCCAGGGCGATCAGTGCGGAGAAGCTCGATGGCAGTGAGCGGTGACTGACGGGAGAAGGGTGGCGGTCAGCAGATAGATGCTCAACGGTGGCGACCGgacccttcctcttctctttgcTGCTACCGGTCCTTTCCCCTTGCTTGGTGGGGAAGTGGAGAGAGTAGGTGGCGACGAAGGTGCGGTTGAGGAAGACGTAGTCAGTGAGGAGGTGGAAGAGGGGCAAGTGACAGTCGCTAGTGTGGAGGACATGACCGAAGGAGTCTCCCTAGAAGAGGAACATTACGGTGCTGGGGAAGTGGCTGGCTTTAAAGGCGGTGACAGTGAAGTTGCTGTCAAGGTCTCGAATGACCAGGAGTGTATGTTGCTCTACCTCCATGAAGGCGTCCACATGATCAAGCTTGAATTGGGGTGGTAATTTAATTTTGTTGATGATTGAGATATCCATTTGTAGTTTTCTTGTGAAGATGAGCTACCTTACATAGGGAAGATGTGGTGAACGATGAGGATGGTGAGGCAGGAGACGTAGATAGCGACAACATTGGTGGCAGTGATGTTGGGGTGCAGACAGTGACAATGTTGGTGGCGGTGATGTCAACGAGGTCGTTGTGTGGTGGGTGTTGGTAAGGAAGTGGTGCCGCTTGATGGGGAAGAATAGTCTTCCGCGTGCCCATGATCAAGGATAGACCCCACGACAGCTCGAGTGGCATCGCAACCTCCCTCTGGGCGTGGCCCACAGTGCAACGGTGGCGACGGGCGGTGGCCGGTAGGCAGCGGCTTCTCCCCACTGGCTGCCGTCGTCGAGCTTCTCCCTGCCgtccgccgctcgtcgccttGGAGGCTTAGATTGAGatgggaagagaggggagagaggtggaAGAAGATTGGGGCACTGACATATAGgaccacgctgactcagccatcACATCAACCAAAATTGGATTCTATACTGCTCTGGGACATCAAGTATATCAGTATTATAAGTTGAGGGATATATCATCGAAGGACGAAATTTGAATTGGACGTAAGGGACCTAGAGTGAACTTTGTTATAAACCAAATACGCCTATTAGTGGATCACCGGATCTGTTCCCTATCCCTCTCACAGCAGTAGATGCATGAGATTGTGTAGAACACTCATGCCCTTCCTTTTGCCTTCAAGAACATTTCAGAAGTAGTGAACACATATATAGGGTGAAATCTCTCTTAATTATAAATCTGATCTTGATTACAAGTTTACCATATACAGCGGTTTTAGGAGGAGATAAATCTTATCTCACTCTAGTTGGGATTGGTTCACAAGAAAGAATCTTATCTCCCGAGGAGATAATATTCCATAACAAACTTATTCCATGGTAGAGATCATGGGAAGTATTGGTATCAATGGCCCACGTACTGACATATAGATACATCAGGGCCCGGTATAGAGGTGGGCCGGCAGCTTGGGCTTAACGACGACCTCGAGCGGAACCTTCCTCGGCGTGGACAGGCCGAAGACCTCCTCCATGCTCAGCTCGCCGGCCGACACGCCGTCGGGGAGCCTCCACTCGAAGCCGTGCAGCAGGCTGGCGAGGCTCAGCTGTATCACCTTCAGCCCGAGGCTGTGGCCGGGGCACAACCGGCGGCCGGACCCGAACGGCAGCAGCTGGAAGTCCTGTCCCTTCACGTCGATCTTGCTGCCGATGAACCTCTCCGGCATGAACTCCTCCGGCGAGTCCCACAGCGCCGGGTCGCGGGCGATGGTCCACACGTTGACGAGCACCCGCGTTCCGGCGGGGATGTCGTAGCCGCCGACGGAGGCGTCCTCGCGGGCTACGTGCGGCGCCAGCAGGGGCGCCACCGGGTGCACGCGCATCGTCTCCTTCACGATGGCCTCCACGTAGGGGAGGCTGGTCATGTCCGTCTCGGTGACCAAGCGGCCGCGGCCGACGACGCGGTCCAGCTCCTCGGTCGCCTTGGCGAGGATCTCCGGCTTCCTCAGGAGCTCCGAAATGGCCCACTCCACGGTGATGGCGGAGGTGTCCGTGCCGCCGGCGATCAGGTCCTGCACCACATATGGAAGAGCTAGCTTACACCGTGTGCCATGGAAAGGACGATCACCTGAGTAAAGAAGCTGCAGTAGGATGATGAGCAGGGATCGATCACCTGAGTAAGTGCCTTGACATTATCACGCCGGAGTTGGACCTCGAGGTTAGGGTCATCGGCGAGCTGCAAGAGCACGTCGACCAAGTCCCTCGCTGCAAACCTATCACCCTGCTGCCGCCGCACCTTGTCGTGCTCGTCCAGGACGTGCTCCATGAACCGATCCAGTTTCTTGCCTACTCTCTTCATCCTCCTGATGTACCCCTGCAGGTCGAGCCAGTCTAGCCACGGGATGAAGTCGCCGATGTTGAGCACGCCGCTCAGCAGGAACAGCTCGTCCATCATCATCTTGAACTcctccggcgtcgccgccgggctcgtcccctcgccgccgccgccgttgccggcaGAAGCTCCCTCAACCCCCACGTACTTCTTGCCCAGCACCATGCGCGATATCACGCCGAGCGTCGCCGTGGACAGGTAGTCCCTGAGCAGcacgggcgccgccgcgccgtgcagGTCGCGCAGCAGCGCGcgcacctcctcgccgcggATGTGCTCGAACGACTCGAGCCGCCTCGCGCTGAAGAGCTCGGTGACGCACATCTTGCGCGCCTGGCGCCAGTAGGCGCCGTAGGGGGACCAGAGGATGTCGGTGTAGTTGTACGTGGTGTGCTTGCCGGCGGCGGTCCTCGGCCGGTCGGTGAACACAATGTCGTGGGACTTGAGGAAGAACCTGGCCATCTCCGCCGacgagccgacgacgacggggaaTGACCCGAACCGGAGCTGCATCAGCGGGCCGTAGCGCTTGGAGAGCTCGTGGATGGAGCGGTGTGGCAGCGCGCCAATGAGGTTGAGGTTGCCGATGATCGGCCACGGGTTAGGCCCTGGTGGGAGCCTATACGCGCGTCGGCCATGGCGGAGAAtggtggcgaggaggaagacgacggcggcgagcacaatGACCAGTACTGAGGCCCATGATGGTAGCTCCATCTCCATGGTTGCTGGTGATTCTGGTTCTAAAGTGATCTTGCTAAGTAGATTGTCGAGCTACACGTTGTGTGCAGAAGAGAGCCGGCCACCTGTGAATATAAAATGTCGAGCTGATAGGCTGATGCTTATATAGTGAACTAACTGTGTTGAAAATCTAGACATGtgtaacatatttttttttcgcccaGCCCGCAAAGAGACCAGACCAAGTTATTTTAagatttagagaaaaaaaagcggGGTTGTTGCAAACCAGCCCCTAAACAAAGCCTAATCCGAATTAGAGTAACTAGTTATAAAAAGGATAAAAGATAGATTAATAGTATATTAGTCTAGAAAACATGTAAGTTTAAATTCAATTTATACAagctataaaaaaaaactttaactaTACTCCCTTCACCGTACTAATTATGGCATGATCAAACCTGGCATGGTATTCAAaactaatatttatatttgaatttCTCAAATATTACGATGTTTGTAGCAACACAATCACAGTT is from Oryza sativa Japonica Group chromosome 9, ASM3414082v1 and encodes:
- the LOC4347175 gene encoding trimethyltridecatetraene synthase — its product is MEMELPSWASVLVIVLAAVVFLLATILRHGRRAYRLPPGPNPWPIIGNLNLIGALPHRSIHELSKRYGPLMQLRFGSFPVVVGSSAEMARFFLKSHDIVFTDRPRTAAGKHTTYNYTDILWSPYGAYWRQARKMCVTELFSARRLESFEHIRGEEVRALLRDLHGAAAPVLLRDYLSTATLGVISRMVLGKKYVGVEGASAGNGGGGEGTSPAATPEEFKMMMDELFLLSGVLNIGDFIPWLDWLDLQGYIRRMKRVGKKLDRFMEHVLDEHDKVRRQQGDRFAARDLVDVLLQLADDPNLEVQLRRDNVKALTQDLIAGGTDTSAITVEWAISELLRKPEILAKATEELDRVVGRGRLVTETDMTSLPYVEAIVKETMRVHPVAPLLAPHVAREDASVGGYDIPAGTRVLVNVWTIARDPALWDSPEEFMPERFIGSKIDVKGQDFQLLPFGSGRRLCPGHSLGLKVIQLSLASLLHGFEWRLPDGVSAGELSMEEVFGLSTPRKVPLEVVVKPKLPAHLYTGP
- the LOC4347174 gene encoding subtilisin-like protease SBT1.8 — encoded protein: MQQPPFLLALAVLVVVSSCVRLVSGAGDGAATYIVYLNPALKPAPYATHLHWHHAHLASLSVDPSRHLLYSYTSAAPSAFAARLLPSHVAALRGHPAVASVHEDVILPLHTTRSPLFLHLPPYDAPDADGASTDVIIGVLDTGVWPESPSFGDVGMGPVPSRWRGSCETNATDFPSSMCNRKLIGARAFFRGYGAGGGGNGSHVSLEFSSPRDHDGHGTHTASTAAGAVVADAGLLGYAEGTARGMAPGARVAAYKVCWRQGCFSSDILAGMEKAIDDGVDVLSLSLGGGAFPLSRDPIAVGALAATRRGIVVACSAGNSGPSPSSLVNTAPWVITVGAGTLDRNFPAYAELGNGETHAGMSLYSGDGLGDEKLPVVYNKGIRAGSNASKLCMEGTLDAAAVKGKVVLCDRGGNSRVEKGLVVKQAGGVGMVLANTAQSGEEVVADSHLLPAVAVGAKSGDAIRRYVESDADAEVGLTFAGTALDVRPAPVVAAFSSRGPNRQVAQLLKPDVIGPGVNILAGWTGSVGPTGLTVDERRSPFNILSGTSMSCPHISGLAAFVKAAHPDWSPSAIKSALMTTAYTVDNTGSPIVDAASNTTATPWSIGAGHVDPVKALSPGLVYDTSVDDYVAFLCSVGTSPPQVQAITAAPNVTCQRKLSSPGDLNYPSFSVVFGRRSSSSRSTTVKYRRELTNVGDGRSVYTARVTGPSDIAVAVKPARLAFKKAGDKLRYTVTFKSTTPGGPTDAAFGWLTWSNGEHDVRSPISYTWGM